From Pandoraea norimbergensis, the proteins below share one genomic window:
- a CDS encoding glycine zipper domain-containing protein, translating into MRSVILCAGLIMSGLAFAQKPAIYPAHGQSAEKQSSDDGACYAWAKQNTGVDPAVVAQQAPPPQGPTGARVGGAARGAAAGAIIGDVAHDDPGHGAAVGATAGAVAGGVRSRRQHAAQAQAAQNNQNSQMTSYWHAYGACMEGRGYTVK; encoded by the coding sequence ATGCGATCCGTCATCTTGTGTGCAGGCCTGATCATGTCAGGGCTTGCGTTTGCCCAGAAGCCCGCGATCTATCCCGCCCACGGCCAGAGCGCTGAAAAACAGAGTAGCGACGATGGCGCGTGCTACGCGTGGGCCAAACAGAACACCGGCGTCGACCCGGCCGTGGTGGCGCAGCAGGCACCGCCGCCGCAGGGCCCGACGGGCGCACGCGTCGGCGGTGCGGCACGCGGCGCGGCCGCCGGTGCCATCATCGGCGACGTCGCGCACGATGACCCCGGACACGGGGCTGCCGTCGGCGCCACAGCGGGCGCCGTTGCCGGTGGTGTGCGTTCACGACGGCAGCATGCGGCGCAGGCACAGGCCGCACAAAACAACCAAAACTCGCAGATGACCAGCTACTGGCATGCCTATGGCGCGTGCATGGAGGGCCGTGGATACACGGTCAAGTGA
- a CDS encoding SphA family protein has translation MSPRCLDAIGMTGFAGFSERHPRLRKRARLAALVIGAATSALSGTAAWATEGGLGRPISGATVQPDAGVVSPTPMVAVNFAEIYFDGSIGGSKSVPVAGKTSLGLDGEIAFTLATILKTWDTGTGNWNFASSFTLPYVWTKVSATLGTDRRSATTSQNASNLFDISFTPLIAGYHFSKTEHIAFSVNVWAPTGRYDPNALANPSLNNWTFIPQVAYTKILPAYDLEFDVVAGVQFYTRNTATNYQNAPLFTLDVMGLKRFANGLGVGLIVGTVQQLGSDSGPTADQLNGFRGHDIALGPIVTYDTKLDGKHPLSFSARWVPTVSSTNRLKSTATFMATATLIF, from the coding sequence ATGAGCCCTCGTTGTCTCGACGCCATCGGTATGACTGGATTTGCTGGGTTTTCGGAACGGCACCCCCGCCTTCGCAAACGCGCGCGGCTGGCGGCACTTGTCATCGGAGCGGCAACGTCGGCGCTGTCCGGCACCGCCGCGTGGGCAACGGAAGGCGGCTTGGGCCGACCGATCAGCGGCGCGACGGTGCAGCCAGACGCCGGCGTCGTTTCGCCCACGCCGATGGTGGCCGTCAATTTTGCCGAGATCTACTTTGACGGCAGCATCGGCGGCAGCAAGTCGGTGCCGGTGGCGGGCAAGACGTCGCTCGGCCTCGATGGTGAGATTGCCTTCACCCTCGCGACCATCCTGAAGACGTGGGACACGGGCACCGGAAACTGGAATTTCGCTTCTAGCTTCACCTTGCCCTATGTGTGGACGAAGGTCTCCGCGACGCTCGGCACCGACCGAAGAAGCGCTACGACGTCGCAGAATGCGTCCAACCTTTTCGATATCAGCTTCACGCCGCTGATTGCCGGCTATCACTTTTCGAAGACGGAGCACATTGCGTTCTCGGTCAACGTCTGGGCGCCGACGGGCCGCTACGATCCCAACGCGCTCGCCAACCCCAGCCTGAACAACTGGACATTCATTCCGCAAGTCGCTTACACCAAGATTCTTCCTGCCTACGATCTCGAATTCGATGTGGTCGCTGGCGTTCAGTTTTACACCCGCAACACCGCCACGAATTACCAGAACGCCCCGTTGTTCACGCTCGATGTCATGGGGCTCAAGCGATTTGCGAACGGGTTGGGTGTTGGGCTGATCGTCGGCACGGTCCAGCAGTTGGGCAGCGACAGCGGACCGACTGCCGACCAGTTGAACGGCTTTCGCGGGCACGACATTGCCCTCGGCCCGATCGTGACCTACGACACCAAACTCGACGGCAAGCATCCGTTGTCCTTTTCTGCTCGATGGGTGCCTACCGTGAGCAGCACCAATCGCCTGAAGAGCACGGCCACGTTCATGGCCACGGCGACGCTCATTTTCTGA
- a CDS encoding fused MFS/spermidine synthase, with product MPTTDLSTLPSIQPAKASGEPASEAVNLPVDAVPERIPYLRSAACLLVLSGAAGLVFQMLWIKQLSLIVGVEVHAISIAVSAFFGGLAVGSWYFGRKVDAAGQPWKLYAALEACVAVSAVVSTALMAIAAPWFVWLEARTGALAWCLPFVLVGVPAIFMGGTVPVLLRACRPASGALAGVIGGKLYAANTAGAVLGVLTVPFLLMPEFGIQGSARVAAALNLLIALLALAVQRRADRAPVPQETIDPSIAVAGDTAPHAAPATPARFALSIYAVAGGIALGYEVFWSQALVQFVSTRAFAFAVVLATYLSGIALGSSLVSRHVARCRDVWGTFATLIAASAASAVVMTFLLGDWIFGLQADVAHVTLQLSRSETVAMCARFLVASGGVVFIPTLFLGAAFPYALRMATNEGHIGQNAGRLIALNTVGGIVGTLVTGFWLIPTLGLVRTLAVLAGGAAITALIVVVRRPADTRARVIVVALGVLAAATALLTPADRFASLLANARGGDVVLYKEAQGATVTVLRQASTSHTFNRLYIQGVSNSGDTMTSLRYMRLQALLPLIISNGEPKSAMVIGLGTGITAGALLQYPGLVRRETAELLPAVVQAAAQFQGNYGVTSDPRMRIRVTDGRRALLANERQFDLITLEPPPPSAAGVANLYSTDFYHLAAQRLTTGGMVAQWLPLPTQNEADTKALIASFIKVFPNASLWTTELHEMLLVGSMQPQVLDAGSISRRYAQPQVSRALREVGIGSAGALLATWVTDRAGLAYYVEDTAPVTDDRPSIEYAPWVRSGAFPNTLEHLLALQGKPPIVGASPELDADYTRSRAALQAFYRASLAAMSGDRSTWRARFDQALSLEANNPYFNWFVASRPTSASQSAPQRASRPITQ from the coding sequence ATGCCCACCACTGACTTGTCGACGTTGCCTTCCATCCAACCTGCCAAAGCGAGCGGCGAGCCCGCCAGCGAAGCCGTAAATCTGCCCGTTGACGCGGTGCCCGAACGCATCCCTTATTTACGCTCGGCAGCGTGTCTGCTGGTGCTTTCCGGTGCAGCGGGGCTGGTCTTTCAGATGCTGTGGATCAAGCAACTGTCGTTGATCGTCGGTGTAGAAGTGCACGCAATTTCCATCGCAGTGAGCGCATTTTTTGGTGGACTGGCCGTCGGAAGCTGGTACTTCGGACGAAAGGTCGATGCGGCTGGCCAGCCGTGGAAGCTCTATGCAGCGCTGGAAGCCTGTGTGGCGGTGAGTGCTGTCGTCAGCACCGCGCTGATGGCCATCGCAGCGCCGTGGTTTGTCTGGCTCGAGGCACGAACCGGAGCGCTCGCGTGGTGTCTGCCCTTCGTGCTCGTCGGTGTGCCTGCGATTTTCATGGGTGGCACCGTGCCGGTATTGCTTCGCGCCTGCCGTCCGGCGAGTGGCGCGCTGGCGGGAGTCATCGGCGGAAAGCTTTATGCGGCGAATACGGCTGGCGCCGTGCTCGGCGTTCTCACGGTGCCGTTCCTGTTGATGCCCGAGTTCGGCATTCAGGGCAGCGCGCGCGTCGCCGCTGCGCTCAACCTTTTAATTGCTCTGCTCGCGTTGGCCGTGCAGCGCCGTGCCGACCGGGCACCTGTGCCACAAGAAACGATTGACCCGAGCATCGCGGTCGCTGGCGATACCGCGCCACATGCCGCTCCCGCAACGCCGGCACGGTTTGCCCTGTCGATTTACGCCGTCGCCGGGGGCATCGCACTCGGTTACGAGGTGTTCTGGTCGCAAGCGCTGGTGCAGTTCGTCAGCACGCGGGCGTTCGCGTTTGCTGTCGTGTTGGCGACCTATCTGTCGGGCATCGCCCTTGGCAGCTCGCTGGTGTCGCGCCATGTGGCGCGTTGCCGCGACGTATGGGGTACCTTCGCGACTCTCATCGCGGCATCCGCGGCGTCCGCCGTGGTCATGACCTTCCTGCTGGGTGACTGGATCTTCGGACTTCAGGCCGACGTTGCGCACGTGACGCTCCAGCTCTCGCGCAGCGAGACCGTCGCCATGTGCGCACGCTTTCTCGTGGCCAGTGGTGGTGTCGTGTTCATTCCCACGCTGTTTCTGGGCGCCGCGTTTCCCTACGCGCTTCGCATGGCAACGAACGAAGGGCATATCGGCCAGAACGCAGGCCGACTGATCGCGCTTAATACCGTGGGCGGCATCGTCGGAACGCTGGTGACCGGATTCTGGTTAATTCCCACGTTAGGTCTGGTCCGCACGCTCGCCGTGCTGGCGGGTGGTGCGGCGATAACGGCGCTCATTGTTGTTGTGCGCCGTCCGGCTGACACACGGGCACGCGTCATCGTTGTGGCACTTGGCGTGCTCGCTGCGGCAACAGCACTGCTGACGCCCGCTGACCGATTCGCCAGCTTGCTCGCCAATGCGCGCGGCGGCGACGTGGTGCTGTACAAGGAGGCGCAAGGCGCAACGGTCACCGTACTCCGGCAGGCATCGACTTCGCACACCTTCAATCGCTTGTACATTCAGGGCGTTTCGAATTCGGGCGACACGATGACGTCGCTTCGTTACATGCGATTGCAAGCGCTGCTGCCGCTGATCATCTCGAACGGCGAACCGAAGAGCGCGATGGTCATCGGCTTGGGCACCGGCATTACAGCAGGGGCACTGCTGCAATACCCGGGGTTGGTCCGCAGAGAAACCGCCGAACTGCTTCCCGCCGTCGTGCAGGCTGCCGCGCAATTTCAGGGCAACTACGGCGTCACGTCCGATCCGCGCATGCGAATCCGGGTCACGGACGGACGGCGTGCCCTCCTCGCCAACGAACGGCAGTTCGATTTGATTACGCTCGAGCCGCCACCGCCGAGCGCGGCAGGCGTCGCGAACCTTTATTCGACAGACTTCTACCATCTGGCAGCGCAGCGCCTCACAACGGGCGGGATGGTGGCCCAGTGGTTGCCGCTCCCAACGCAGAACGAAGCGGATACCAAAGCGCTGATCGCGAGCTTCATCAAGGTGTTCCCGAACGCCAGTCTCTGGACCACGGAGCTTCACGAGATGTTGTTGGTGGGGTCGATGCAACCTCAGGTACTGGACGCCGGATCGATTTCGCGTCGTTATGCGCAACCGCAAGTCAGCCGTGCCCTGCGCGAGGTCGGCATCGGTTCGGCAGGCGCATTGCTCGCGACGTGGGTGACGGACCGTGCAGGGCTGGCGTATTACGTCGAGGACACCGCCCCGGTGACCGACGACCGTCCCAGCATCGAGTACGCGCCTTGGGTTCGATCAGGCGCGTTTCCGAACACGCTTGAACACCTGCTGGCGCTACAGGGCAAGCCACCGATCGTGGGGGCGTCGCCTGAACTTGACGCGGATTACACCCGATCGCGTGCTGCATTGCAGGCGTTTTATCGTGCGTCGCTGGCGGCCATGTCCGGCGACCGATCGACGTGGCGGGCGCGGTTCGATCAGGCGTTGTCGCTCGAAGCAAACAACCCGTACTTCAACTGGTTTGTCGCGTCCCGGCCAACGAGCGCTTCGCAAAGTGCGCCGCAGCGGGCATCCCGTCCCATCACGCAATGA
- a CDS encoding arylsulfatase, producing MRFSVKRLLSLSSTAVVTLTAAYVLVVPGDAPAQNGAKPPNILVIFGDDIGQSNISAYTQGLVGYRTPNIDRIAKEGMMFTDYYAENSCTAGRSSFITGQTPLRTGLSKVGAPGASVGLQKGDVTIAEALKPLGYATGQFGKNHLGDRNEYLPTAHGFDEFFGNLYHLNAEEEPERPYWPKDRNDPYVKNFSPRGIIHSTSDGKVQDVGPLNRKRMETIDDETEGKAAEFIQKQVKAGKPFFVWMNFTRMHVYTHVRPEFKGKSGMPGNEYADGMWEHDQDVGKLLKLVDDLKIADNTIVIYTTDNGPNMWSWPDAAMTPFRSEKDSNWEGAFRVPAMIRWPGKIKPGTVSNDIFSGLDWFPTLLAAAGDTGVKDRLLKGWTPKGGKTNFKVHLDGYNQLPYLTGKTPKGARDDFYYFNDDGELVAMRFGDFKAVFCEQRAPGNLNIWQEPFTCLRLPKIFNLRMDPYERADITSDQYNDWLAKNAYLTAIATMKSSEFLQTFVAYPPSQRPASFSVDQVRKQVNKKIDESFKKRGLE from the coding sequence ATGCGGTTTTCCGTCAAGCGGCTCTTGAGCCTTTCCAGTACCGCAGTGGTGACACTTACCGCTGCGTACGTGCTGGTGGTGCCCGGTGATGCACCGGCACAAAACGGGGCGAAACCCCCGAATATTCTGGTGATATTTGGTGACGATATCGGGCAGTCGAACATCAGTGCCTATACCCAGGGGCTGGTCGGCTATCGGACACCGAACATCGACCGGATCGCCAAGGAAGGCATGATGTTCACCGACTACTACGCGGAGAACAGCTGTACTGCCGGCCGGTCGTCGTTCATTACCGGACAAACGCCATTGCGCACCGGGTTGTCGAAAGTGGGCGCACCAGGTGCGTCGGTCGGGTTGCAAAAAGGCGATGTCACTATCGCCGAAGCGCTCAAGCCGCTCGGATACGCCACGGGTCAGTTCGGCAAGAATCACCTGGGCGACCGCAACGAGTATCTGCCGACGGCCCACGGGTTTGACGAGTTCTTCGGCAACCTCTATCACCTGAACGCCGAAGAAGAGCCTGAGCGTCCCTATTGGCCGAAGGATCGTAACGATCCGTACGTCAAGAACTTCTCGCCGCGCGGCATCATCCATAGCACGTCGGACGGCAAGGTGCAGGACGTCGGGCCGCTCAATCGCAAGCGCATGGAGACGATCGACGACGAGACCGAAGGCAAGGCTGCCGAGTTTATCCAGAAGCAGGTCAAGGCCGGCAAGCCGTTCTTTGTCTGGATGAACTTCACGCGCATGCACGTCTACACGCACGTGCGGCCGGAGTTCAAGGGCAAGAGCGGGATGCCCGGTAACGAATATGCCGATGGCATGTGGGAACACGATCAGGACGTCGGCAAGCTGCTGAAGCTCGTGGACGATCTGAAGATCGCGGACAACACGATCGTGATCTACACGACGGACAACGGTCCGAACATGTGGTCGTGGCCTGACGCCGCAATGACACCGTTCCGCAGCGAGAAGGACTCGAACTGGGAAGGCGCATTCCGGGTGCCGGCAATGATCCGATGGCCGGGCAAGATCAAGCCGGGCACCGTGTCCAACGACATCTTCTCGGGTCTCGACTGGTTCCCCACGCTGCTGGCTGCGGCTGGCGACACCGGCGTGAAGGATCGCTTGCTGAAAGGCTGGACACCCAAGGGCGGCAAGACGAACTTCAAGGTCCACCTCGACGGGTATAACCAGTTGCCGTACCTGACCGGCAAGACCCCCAAAGGCGCACGCGACGACTTCTACTACTTCAATGACGACGGCGAGCTGGTTGCCATGCGGTTTGGCGACTTCAAGGCCGTTTTCTGCGAGCAGCGGGCGCCGGGCAATCTGAATATCTGGCAGGAGCCATTCACCTGCCTGCGGCTGCCGAAGATATTCAACCTGCGCATGGACCCCTATGAGCGAGCGGACATCACCTCCGATCAATACAACGATTGGCTGGCCAAGAACGCTTATCTGACGGCGATTGCGACGATGAAGTCATCCGAATTCCTTCAGACGTTCGTGGCGTATCCGCCGAGTCAGCGCCCTGCCAGCTTCAGCGTTGATCAGGTCCGTAAGCAGGTCAACAAGAAGATTGACGAGTCGTTCAAGAAGCGCGGGCTTGAATAA
- a CDS encoding HAD family hydrolase has protein sequence MRAAIMRRAWRSRAIALLCAPLLIAASACSSTGSVTTAATSPAPAAVASAPAPDLPSWRDGPAKDTITRFVTSVTTYGAATYVPPDLRVAVFDNDGTLWSEQPLYFQFLFMIEQVREQAPKHPEWQKNPAFAPLMKGDHAALADKQKPLLQLLAAANSGMSVDDYDVRIRTWLANARHPRFARPFTELTYQPQKELLAYLRANGFKTYIVSGGNTEFMRPWAESAYGIPPEQVIGTVQGLKLSSVDGQPQLVREPKVDFVDDGPGKPVAIYRSIGRQPILAVGNSDGDLQMLEYTTRGVGPRLAILIHHDDAAREYAYDRKSQVGKLDRAWDEAIKRGWTVVSMKDDWREIFAPPSAPSDHPK, from the coding sequence ATGCGCGCAGCCATCATGCGCAGGGCCTGGCGTTCCCGAGCCATCGCACTCCTGTGCGCGCCGTTACTCATTGCCGCCTCGGCATGCAGCTCGACCGGCAGCGTCACCACTGCGGCAACATCGCCCGCGCCTGCTGCCGTGGCTTCCGCCCCTGCCCCCGACTTGCCTTCGTGGCGCGACGGACCGGCAAAAGACACCATCACCCGCTTTGTCACCTCCGTCACGACGTATGGCGCTGCGACCTACGTGCCGCCCGATCTGCGCGTTGCCGTGTTCGACAACGACGGCACGCTCTGGAGCGAACAGCCGCTGTATTTCCAGTTTCTCTTCATGATCGAACAGGTGCGCGAGCAGGCACCGAAGCACCCCGAGTGGCAGAAAAACCCGGCGTTTGCGCCGCTCATGAAGGGCGATCACGCGGCGCTGGCAGATAAACAGAAACCGCTGCTCCAGTTGTTGGCGGCGGCCAACAGTGGCATGAGCGTTGACGACTACGACGTGCGCATTCGCACGTGGCTCGCCAACGCTCGCCATCCCCGCTTCGCCCGTCCCTTCACCGAGTTGACGTATCAGCCGCAAAAGGAATTGCTGGCGTATTTGCGCGCCAACGGCTTCAAGACCTACATCGTGTCGGGCGGGAACACCGAGTTCATGCGCCCCTGGGCGGAGAGCGCTTACGGCATCCCGCCTGAGCAAGTGATTGGGACCGTTCAAGGGCTGAAGCTGAGTTCCGTCGATGGACAACCGCAGTTGGTGCGCGAGCCCAAGGTGGACTTTGTCGACGACGGTCCCGGCAAGCCGGTCGCTATCTATCGCAGTATCGGCCGCCAACCGATTCTTGCCGTCGGCAACTCAGACGGCGACCTCCAGATGCTCGAATACACCACCCGTGGCGTCGGGCCTCGCCTCGCCATCCTCATTCATCACGACGACGCCGCGCGTGAATATGCCTATGACCGCAAATCGCAGGTCGGCAAGCTCGACCGCGCATGGGACGAGGCAATCAAACGCGGTTGGACCGTCGTCAGCATGAAAGATGACTGGCGCGAGATTTTCGCGCCGCCTTCAGCGCCCTCCGATCACCCAAAGTGA
- a CDS encoding formylglycine-generating enzyme family protein, whose amino-acid sequence MWSGAALGASIAAGAAVSWAVGRQDTSGAAHVAIVLGDGVRGPTQMAWVPGGDFLMGSDSRMAQPNEKPAHKVKIHGFWMDQHHVTNAQFRRFVDATGYVTTAEQKPDWETLRVQLPPGTPRPPDSALVPGAMVFVGTDRPVPLQDYSRWWRFVPGADWKHPRGPGSDIAGKDDHPVVQVSYEDAQAYAKWAGKRLPTEAEWEFAARGGLEQATYAWGDQFSPDGKQMANVWQGEQSQPFPVVSAKAGGAIGTSPVGTFPPNGYGLSDMTGNAWQWVADWYRADQFRREAALGKLVSNPAGPSDSWDPAEPGVPVQAPKRVTRGGSFLCNETYCMSYRPSARRGTDPFNSMSHLGFRLVMDDGAWQASRAASAKTQLSSR is encoded by the coding sequence ATGTGGTCGGGTGCCGCCTTGGGCGCGTCGATCGCGGCAGGCGCCGCCGTCTCGTGGGCGGTAGGCCGTCAAGACACGTCGGGCGCCGCGCACGTTGCCATCGTCCTTGGCGACGGCGTGCGAGGACCCACGCAGATGGCATGGGTACCCGGCGGTGATTTCCTGATGGGCAGCGACAGCCGCATGGCGCAGCCCAATGAGAAGCCTGCACACAAGGTGAAGATTCACGGTTTCTGGATGGACCAGCATCACGTCACGAATGCGCAATTCCGACGTTTTGTCGACGCCACCGGGTACGTCACGACTGCCGAGCAGAAGCCCGACTGGGAAACACTGCGCGTTCAATTACCCCCGGGAACCCCTCGTCCCCCCGACAGTGCCTTGGTTCCCGGGGCGATGGTGTTCGTTGGCACAGACCGCCCGGTGCCCTTGCAGGACTACTCGCGCTGGTGGCGTTTTGTCCCCGGTGCCGACTGGAAGCACCCGCGCGGACCGGGCAGCGACATCGCCGGCAAAGACGATCATCCGGTCGTTCAGGTGTCCTACGAGGATGCGCAGGCCTATGCCAAGTGGGCGGGCAAGCGCCTGCCGACCGAAGCCGAATGGGAATTTGCCGCGCGCGGCGGACTTGAACAAGCCACCTACGCGTGGGGCGATCAGTTCTCGCCCGACGGCAAGCAGATGGCAAACGTCTGGCAGGGCGAACAATCTCAACCCTTCCCCGTGGTGAGTGCGAAAGCGGGCGGCGCCATCGGCACCAGCCCCGTGGGCACGTTCCCGCCCAATGGATACGGCTTGTCCGATATGACCGGCAATGCGTGGCAATGGGTCGCCGACTGGTATCGCGCGGACCAATTCCGACGCGAAGCTGCACTGGGCAAGCTGGTTAGCAATCCGGCGGGGCCTTCCGACTCGTGGGACCCGGCCGAACCGGGGGTTCCGGTGCAGGCACCCAAGCGCGTGACACGCGGTGGCTCCTTCCTTTGCAACGAGACCTACTGCATGAGCTATCGCCCCAGCGCACGCCGAGGGACCGATCCGTTCAACAGCATGTCGCACCTCGGGTTCCGGTTGGTCATGGACGACGGCGCCTGGCAGGCGTCGCGCGCCGCTTCGGCAAAAACGCAGCTTTCAAGCCGCTGA
- a CDS encoding AAA family ATPase: MRESIIELERNIARTVIGQDDVVRQILIALLADGHVLLESLPGLAKTRTVKAIAAGLAATMRRIQFTPDLLPSDITGGETLLQSGNDRVLRFQPGPIFGNLILADEINRAPAKVQSALLEAMEERQVSVAGTTHPMEKLFMVMATQNPIEQEGTYPLPEAQMDRFLLKIQITYPSPKSEKDMLRMLRLEVASEGSAVANPLSQADIFEARQAIQGIEVSPAIDDYIVALVGATRHGRTLDDDLARWIEVGASPRGAIGLDRASRVHAWLETRDFVTPDDVRAVVHPVLRHRLILSYEANADGVDADAVIDRLVKNTPVPA, from the coding sequence ATGCGCGAATCCATTATTGAGCTTGAAAGAAATATCGCCAGAACCGTTATCGGACAAGACGACGTGGTCCGGCAGATCCTGATTGCGTTACTCGCTGACGGGCATGTATTACTCGAGAGCCTGCCCGGGCTGGCGAAAACGCGGACGGTCAAGGCCATCGCGGCAGGTCTGGCGGCGACGATGCGCCGTATTCAGTTCACGCCGGATCTGCTGCCGTCGGATATCACGGGTGGGGAGACATTGCTGCAAAGCGGCAATGATCGCGTTCTGCGGTTCCAACCCGGCCCGATATTCGGAAATCTCATCCTTGCCGACGAAATCAATCGCGCCCCGGCAAAGGTGCAATCGGCGTTACTGGAAGCCATGGAAGAGCGTCAGGTATCCGTCGCGGGCACGACGCACCCGATGGAAAAGCTTTTTATGGTGATGGCGACACAGAATCCGATTGAACAAGAAGGCACCTATCCGTTGCCGGAAGCCCAAATGGATCGGTTTCTATTGAAAATTCAAATTACTTACCCTTCACCAAAAAGCGAAAAGGACATGCTCCGGATGCTTCGTCTGGAAGTCGCGAGTGAGGGGAGTGCGGTGGCAAATCCACTTTCGCAGGCCGATATCTTCGAAGCCCGGCAGGCGATTCAGGGCATTGAGGTGTCGCCCGCCATCGACGACTACATCGTCGCCTTGGTCGGTGCAACGCGTCATGGGCGAACCCTCGACGACGATCTGGCGCGGTGGATTGAGGTCGGAGCGAGCCCACGCGGCGCGATTGGTCTGGATCGCGCCAGCCGTGTTCACGCGTGGTTGGAAACACGCGACTTTGTGACACCCGACGATGTTCGTGCCGTTGTGCATCCGGTGTTACGGCATCGCCTCATCTTGTCTTACGAAGCCAATGCCGATGGCGTCGACGCCGACGCGGTGATCGATCGATTGGTGAAGAACACCCCGGTACCCGCCTGA
- a CDS encoding DUF58 domain-containing protein, producing MHRPASNDSSLSEAPNTVIGSVHVDVPYLMGFEWHVRGMRMTDPLPVRSVLSGGHASRLRGRGLNFDEIRAYVPGDDIRHIDWKASMRLGRALIRAYTEERDRPVTVVVDQRIGMHFGSRRAFKSVVAAEVAAMAVWMGFSNGDRVGGMAFDDASIVRVKSLRSRRNIARLFGTVVTMNGQLCADSPARSNYRQLNDALGQLLHTSPHDHLIVIASDFAGADEHTQALLRQLRTHNDVVAALVYDPLWQHVQNPATLVVSEGLLQVELQIERERVRVPVSEFFKGRTAQVAELLRRSNVPWLPVSTAEPAIDQIRHLLGARRQSHAARREPVHAGGGL from the coding sequence ATGCATCGGCCCGCATCGAACGATTCATCCCTGTCGGAAGCCCCCAATACCGTGATCGGAAGCGTTCACGTCGACGTGCCCTATCTGATGGGTTTCGAATGGCACGTGCGCGGCATGCGAATGACGGATCCGCTCCCGGTGAGAAGCGTCTTGTCGGGTGGGCATGCATCGCGCCTTCGCGGTCGCGGACTGAATTTCGACGAAATTCGCGCCTACGTGCCAGGCGACGACATCCGGCACATCGACTGGAAAGCGTCGATGCGATTGGGGCGGGCGCTGATACGCGCCTATACCGAAGAACGCGATCGCCCCGTGACGGTGGTGGTCGACCAACGCATCGGTATGCACTTTGGCTCGCGGCGTGCGTTCAAGTCGGTGGTAGCCGCCGAGGTTGCCGCCATGGCCGTGTGGATGGGTTTTTCGAACGGTGACCGGGTCGGTGGCATGGCGTTCGACGACGCGTCCATCGTGCGCGTGAAGTCTCTGCGAAGCCGCCGCAATATCGCTCGGTTGTTCGGCACGGTCGTCACGATGAACGGCCAACTGTGCGCCGACAGTCCTGCGCGCAGCAATTACCGGCAACTCAACGACGCATTGGGCCAGTTGCTGCATACGAGTCCCCATGACCACTTGATCGTGATCGCCAGCGATTTCGCGGGCGCCGATGAACACACGCAAGCGTTACTGCGGCAATTGCGAACGCACAACGATGTCGTGGCTGCATTGGTCTATGACCCGCTTTGGCAGCACGTTCAGAACCCGGCGACGCTGGTCGTGAGCGAAGGGCTGCTTCAGGTCGAGTTGCAGATCGAGCGTGAGCGAGTACGTGTCCCCGTGTCTGAATTCTTCAAGGGCCGCACCGCACAGGTCGCGGAACTGCTACGCCGCAGCAACGTGCCTTGGTTGCCGGTCTCGACGGCCGAACCCGCCATCGATCAGATACGCCATCTGCTCGGCGCACGCCGGCAATCGCATGCGGCACGTCGCGAACCCGTACACGCGGGGGGCGGCTTATGA
- a CDS encoding DUF4381 domain-containing protein, giving the protein MSTSAPVGDGIQELALPPQVPYTPQTWGWAAFAVCLFVVLLAVLWRKWRRYRRNRYRRAALAELDALGARMASTTVPAQRRESLAALAVLLKRTALAAYPAAHVGTLQGDQWIAFLNQTKGNFDGASGQILTLACYAPQSATGALAQSDIDTLVHHAAQWIRDHHVET; this is encoded by the coding sequence ATGAGCACTTCCGCCCCGGTCGGTGATGGGATTCAGGAGCTCGCGCTTCCGCCCCAAGTGCCCTACACGCCGCAAACATGGGGGTGGGCGGCCTTTGCGGTCTGTCTGTTCGTGGTGCTGTTGGCCGTGCTATGGCGGAAATGGCGACGGTATCGGCGGAACCGGTATCGCCGCGCCGCACTCGCCGAACTCGACGCCCTCGGCGCACGCATGGCCTCGACAACGGTCCCCGCGCAGCGCCGTGAGTCGCTGGCCGCGCTGGCGGTCCTGCTCAAGCGCACGGCACTGGCCGCCTATCCGGCTGCACATGTTGGCACGCTGCAAGGCGACCAATGGATTGCCTTCCTTAACCAGACAAAGGGGAATTTCGACGGCGCGTCCGGACAGATTCTGACGCTGGCGTGTTACGCCCCGCAGAGCGCGACCGGCGCCTTGGCGCAGTCCGACATCGACACGCTGGTACATCACGCCGCGCAATGGATCCGTGATCACCATGTGGAAACTTGA